The following coding sequences are from one uncultured Desulfobacter sp. window:
- a CDS encoding GspH/FimT family pseudopilin, with the protein MDNNKVLRKTKGFTLLETITVLGILSILVAIAIPNVFSWLSNYRLKAAASDLYSNMQKAKSEALKRNCDIGITFATVAFPAQGGGYTVFLDDGAGTNAGNAIQDVGEDTLLTVAMPTGCTLYEASFGGAPRTGYNSRGFPLGNRTGSAKLRNNNSVWYWMALSNSGYPKIRKSNDGTNWN; encoded by the coding sequence ATGGATAATAATAAAGTATTAAGGAAGACCAAAGGGTTTACACTTCTGGAAACAATTACTGTATTGGGAATTTTGTCGATCCTCGTGGCTATTGCAATCCCGAACGTCTTCTCCTGGTTGTCAAATTATCGCTTAAAAGCAGCGGCAAGCGATCTCTATTCCAATATGCAAAAAGCCAAGTCTGAAGCGCTTAAACGCAATTGCGATATCGGTATTACCTTTGCAACGGTAGCTTTTCCGGCCCAAGGAGGGGGGTATACGGTCTTTCTTGATGATGGTGCTGGAACAAACGCAGGCAACGCAATACAAGACGTCGGTGAAGATACGTTATTAACAGTTGCAATGCCCACAGGTTGCACACTTTACGAAGCCAGCTTTGGCGGTGCGCCAAGGACTGGCTATAATTCCCGGGGATTCCCTCTTGGAAATAGGACGGGTTCTGCAAAATTAAGGAACAATAATTCCGTTTGGTATTGGATGGCGTTGTCGAATTCAGGATATCCAAAAATACGAAAAAGTAATGATGGAACAAATTGGAATTGA
- a CDS encoding prepilin-type N-terminal cleavage/methylation domain-containing protein, which produces MMEQIGIDITCAGNKPREAIGLAGRSVSQAQPIMQVENLFKLQSFLEKVGMKKNISPCIGNAGFTLIEILIALAISSIFLGGVYIQFVSQQDSYLAQDQVVEMQQNLRAGISYMAQELRMAGYDPYSSGTTGIETAEATRVIFTYVADDDGSDNDNADGDNDTSTGADETGELQTTTFDLYDAYGDGDNDIGRQVGGVKTAIAENIENLEFSYLDADGAVVADPKDIKAVQISLLARVGKSDPNFSNTKTYTSASGTTWGPYNDGYRRRFQIITIYLRNTEI; this is translated from the coding sequence ATGATGGAACAAATTGGAATTGACATCACCTGTGCAGGGAATAAGCCAAGAGAGGCCATTGGTTTGGCGGGGAGGTCAGTTTCCCAGGCCCAGCCCATAATGCAGGTTGAAAATTTGTTTAAATTACAAAGTTTTTTAGAGAAGGTGGGGATGAAAAAAAATATATCGCCATGCATAGGAAATGCCGGGTTTACCCTGATTGAAATTCTCATCGCCCTTGCCATTTCCAGTATTTTTTTGGGAGGCGTTTACATTCAGTTTGTATCCCAACAGGATAGCTACCTGGCCCAGGATCAGGTGGTGGAAATGCAGCAAAATCTGCGGGCCGGAATCAGCTATATGGCGCAGGAGCTGCGAATGGCAGGGTACGATCCCTACAGCTCCGGAACTACAGGTATTGAAACAGCAGAGGCGACCCGTGTTATTTTTACCTATGTGGCTGACGATGACGGGTCGGATAACGATAATGCCGATGGTGATAACGACACCTCCACCGGCGCTGACGAAACGGGCGAATTACAAACCACCACTTTTGATTTATATGATGCCTATGGCGATGGAGACAATGATATCGGCAGGCAAGTCGGTGGGGTTAAAACCGCGATCGCCGAAAATATTGAAAACTTGGAATTTAGCTATCTTGACGCCGACGGTGCTGTGGTGGCTGATCCGAAAGACATAAAAGCAGTGCAGATTTCTCTTTTGGCCCGGGTGGGGAAGTCCGACCCTAATTTCTCAAATACCAAAACATACACCTCCGCATCCGGTACAACCTGGGGGCCTTACAATGACGGGTACCGACGCCGCTTCCAGATTATAACCATCTATCTTAGAAATACGGAGATTTGA